The following DNA comes from Papaver somniferum cultivar HN1 chromosome 4, ASM357369v1, whole genome shotgun sequence.
TTTACTAAAAGTTTTAAACTATTATTTATtgtttaattaattttgtataaagAGAATGGTGTTGTTTCATTATTACATTATACAAATTTAACGGGTGCAAATTGCTCAAAACACTTGACATACATGTTAGTGATATAACATGGGGAAACAGTTTTCGAACTTTACATCGATATTTCACTATAATTTCATAGAGTTAAAATTGTCCCAATGTCTCGGTCACAACAGAAATAAAACGGAGATCCGAAATCAACTACATTGGTAGTAAGTCATGGCTAATAATGAAAATGGGCCCTTATTACCGTAATATGTTACACTTCAACTGGTTAGAACATAAAGTGTTTGAAATAAACCATTGATAATGGCGATACTTATATTAGCATGGTTGATACCAATTCATAGATTCAATAATCGAGATTGTTTTAGTAATATATGAATTTGTGTACCTTTTATCGTTAGTATCCCCTTTTATAAAAGTgggaaaattgggggatatcCCACAAATTTGAGAATATATTTATTGCAGTCGGCATAATTTTTCAATGTCCATTATTGCAGTCGGCATAGTTTTTCAATGCCGACTATTGCAGTTGGTATTAAAAAACCATAGCGACAACAATAATCAGCATTGAAAAATTATGTCgattgtaaaaaaaaatttaacctaaCGGATATGTGAGAATATCCTCAAGAAGGAAAGACCTAACGGAGTACTCTCGAAAGTTTAACCGTTTTATGTGGTTAAAATAGGGTTGGAAAAAATCAATCTTTGGGACTAAAAAATTGCTAAATGATACAAATGGATGGCTTTTTGCACGGAGGAAGACATTCTCGCTGGCAAAGCTATCAAcaaatttgtttgtttgttattttttcctAGCGTTTTTCCTTGCAACTACTCCTTATAAAGGCGGCCAACTACAAAGTTACGTTATGGACTTGTATTGTAAAATGCAGTAATATAATAAAATAAGCACGAGCTGAAAGACATTCAATGCAGAAGACATCATGGAAGCAAGTAGCTAGCAACCTAATACGGGATCCGATCCCTTGGACCTATCGACATTGAAATGTGAACTAATTATAAAGTCAAACAATTTATACTCCTGGTCTCTCATCGATATGAACATTACATTCTTGTGATTTTGAAGAAAAGAGGGATAAAGATGGAGGAAGGTCTATTGAACAAAGGAGAAAGGCGAGATGATGTGAAAAAATTACtaggagaggaagaagaggagatcaTTCACATGGGGCGTgcttgcagaagaggggaagaaggcagGTTACGTTGCTGGTCCAATGGTTGGTGTGGCTTTAGCTCTAAAGCTCATGCAAGTTATATCAATCATGATGGTTGGTCATGTTGATGAATTGTCTCTATCTAGCACCGCCCTGGCAACTTCAATCTGCACTGTTACCGGCTTCAGTGTTATGGTAAGTCTACTGCTGCTGCTATCTCCCTGTACGCCAATTCAATTTCTAGTTCTAGAATCTAGATATCCAATTGATTTCCGTTAACCGAAAATAAGCATGGTGTTTGCCGACAgtgagagaagaaagaaaattgCAACTTCCAGTTGTCAATTCGATCACGTCGATAGAAAACCAATATTGTGATCAATAGCTGATTTAGATCAGTCTTATAGTTTGGATGAATTCTAGCTACTAGGCTGCTAATAGGAGTCACTACTTTGTTTGGGGTGTACCATTTGATGTGAATTTTATTGGTACGGGCTACAGTAATTGACAGTCTATGTATCGTGCTACTGCCATGTGTGGCATATAGTCTTCCGCCTGAACAAATATCTCTACTGAACCGCGGATGGTTTGTGGTTTTGTTTCTACGTTGATAATAGGGGGTAGCAGCTTACTGGCCCCAGTAAACTGATGCCATCACCAAAGCACATGCAAATTTGTTATATTAAACAGAACTAGATATTCTAGGTAATGTTTTCCACTTTTAACTTGGTGGATATATGCAACAATATATAGAGATTTACATACCCAAAATAGGGTCAATTTACAATGAATGAGAATATTACAATTACACAATTAGTTGTGTTAATTGAGGCATGAGGAGATAAAATCTTGCAGAGGATTAACTACAATTATGTTGATAGCTGTATCCTTAACATCCCTTCTCAAGTTGTGCATGAGTTTGCCGAATATTCAACTTGTTGCGCAACGAATCAAACCGTGAGTTAGCCAATCCCTTCGTAAAAATGTCAGCAACCTGGTCTTTGGTAGAGATGAACTTGACTTGCAGCTGTTTATTCGCCACTCTTTCTCTGACAAAGTGGTAATCAATTTCAATGTGTTTCATACGAGCATGAAACACAGGATTGGCGGTTAGATACGTGGctccaagattatcacaccacaACGGGGGTGATTGAACTGTAATGCCTAGTTCTTTTAGAAGAGATTGAAGCCACATTAACTCAGAAGTAGCAATAGCAATACCCCTGTATTCAGCCTCCGTGCTTGATTTTGAAACAGTCTTCTGTTTTCTGGCACtccatgagacaagatttcctcCAAAGTAGATGGCAAACCCACTAGTTGATCTTCTGTCGTCTAAATTACCGGCCCAGTCAAAGTCGGAATAAGCATGTAATTGAGTGTCAGATGATGGTCGTAACACTAAGCCATAATTCACAGTGTGCTTTAGGTACCGTAAAATTCTTTTCACAAGCTCCCAATGTTCTTCAAAAGGATCTGTCATGTATTGACACACTTTATTGACAGCCACAACAACATCTGGACGGGTCAGATGAAGATATTGCAATGCTCCACACACACTGCGGTATAAAGTTGGATCTGCAAATCGTGTAGTTCCTTGTCTGCTGATTTTTGCATTTACTACAAGTGCTGTAGTTACTGGCTTTGCTCCCTCCATTTTCGTACGTTTGAGAAGATCAGAGACGTACTTCTGTTGACTGAGTAGCACACAGTTGCCTTGTTTGATCACTTCTACTCCTAAGAAGTAACTGAGTTCACCTAAGTCTGTGACTGCAAAAGCAGAATTCAAGTCAGTAATAAGTTTGTTGATAAGTGACTGATTTGAACCTGTGATGACGATATCATCAACGTAAATAAGCACATAGGTGATATCATTATGTGACTGTCGTATGAATAGAGAGGTGTCTGCAATTGAGCTTTTGAAACCAAGGCTAGTCAGATGGGTGCTGAGCTTGGAGTACCATGTACGTGGTGCCTGCTTGAGCCCATAAATGGCTTTGTTCAACTTGCATACATGATTTGGATAATCTGGATCCACATATCCAGATGGTTGCTTCATAAACACTTCTTCTTTTAGTACCCCATGGAGAAAAGCATTTTGAACATCTAATTGACGCATATTCCAGCCATGTGTGACTGCAATGGACATCACAAGACGAATAGTTCTAGGCTTTATGACAGGACTGAAAGTGTCTGCATAATCAAACCCTTCCCTTTGATTGTAACCCTTAGCTACTAGCCGAGCTTTTCGTACATCAATGGTGCCATCTGGTTTTTGTTTTACTCTAAAAACCCATTTAGAACCTATGATGTTCATCCATTTCTCATAAGGAACTAAACTCCACGTTCCATTGCGTATATGAGCATTGATTTCTTTGTCCATTGGAGGTCGCCAGTTAGGATCTTTAGAGGCTTCAGTGTAACAAGACGGAGCCATAAACTCAGGTAGCTCCAAAGGATGTTTTGTTGTAGCTAGGCAGAGTTTCTTAATTGGTTTTCAGATGCCATCCTTTGCTCTTGTCACCATGGTGTGCTGCTGTGGTGGTCTTTGCGACTGAACAACTATATTCTCAATAGGGACTGATCTATCATCTGCTCCCTGAACTGATGTAGATGGTATAGGGACTGCTGAGGATTGTACACTTTGTTCTAACACTCGAGGTTGTTGAATAACAACATCAATTGGACCTTGCTGAGCTGTATTAGGTTCAACTGTTAAAGAGGGATTTATAAAAGTGTGTGATGTAAGTAATTTAGTAGATTGTAGAGAATGTTGAGTTTCAGAGGAGCTTACCTATTGCTTGGCAGCAAATGGGAATTCAGTTTCAACAAACTTGACATGACGAGAGATGTAGATCCTGTTTGTTGGTACATGAAGACATAGACATCCTTTGTGTGCACCACTATATCCAATAAACACACAAGGAAGAGATCTTGGTTCTAGTTTGTTTGACACATAAGGCATTAGACATGGGTAACAGAGACAACCATAGACtttaagaagagaaaaatctGGTTTCTTGTTGTGTAAAAGCTCTAAAGGTGATTTAGATTCATGTTGTGAAGCTGGGATACGATTAATAAGATAACAAGCAGTGGTAAAAGCATCTGACCAATACGAATTAGGCATGGAAGCATGAAAGAGTAAAGCAATACCTGATTCAGTGATATGTCTGATACGACGTTCGGCAAGGCCATTTTGAGCGGATGTATGAGGACATGAAAATCTGTGGACAACACCTGAGCTGTTTAGGAGCTGTAAACTTCTTATACTCTCCTCCATTATCAGattgaaacacttttattttgtGTTCAGTTTGATGTTCTATTAGCTTTTTGAACTGTATAAACACAGGCAACGCATCTGACTTTCTAGCTAGGGGATATATCCAGGTATAATGAGAAAAAACATCAAGTAAAAGCATGTAATATCGATACCCAGTTCTTGAAACAGTTGGGGAAACCCACAAGTCAGATACAACTAAGCTCAAAGGCTTATCAGAAATAGAAGAGCTAATGGTAATGCGTTACATATTGAAAATATTGGTAATGCCTCATTCTCACATAATAATAGAAATTTTACCCTCAATAATATGCTCCATGTCCctgaaatcaaaacaaacttgcTTTCGGTTTCAAAATTTTGTCAAGATAATCAAGTTTATTTTGAGTTTCACTCTAGTTTCTTTCTTGTGAAGGATTTACTCACCAAGACAATCCTATTGCGAGGCAGCAGTAGAAATGGGCTATACATACTTGATGGTGTACGAGAGATTGCTAAAGCTTCACCAACTGCTCTTGTCTCACCTACAATTCCAATCTGGCATCAACGTCTTGGCCATCCAATGCTGCGTACGGTTTTGAAAGTTATCAAGAATTTTTCTCTTCCTGTTTCTAATAAAAAGTTTGAGTTTTGCCATTCATGTCATGTTAGCAAAAGCCGTAAACTTCCCTTTCCCattagctctgataccaaaacaGAACTAGATATTCTAGGTAATGTTTTCCACTCTTAACTTGTCGGATATATGCAACAATATATGGAGATTACATACCCAAAATATGGTCAATTTACAATGAATGAGAATATTACAATTACACAATTAATTGCGTTAATTGAGGCATGAGGAGATAAAATCTTGCAGAGGATCAGCTACAATTATGTTGATAGTTGTATCCTTAACAATATTTTGGTAGTTTATTTCCTTTTGATTGAGGATCTTAACCCTATAATTCTGGCTCTTACACGAAATAAAGTAAAAAATGTTGTCCTCAACCCGTCCAAATAATGTTTCACATTCtctttgatatgtttttctttttcatttattTTGTAATTAATTTATGGATCACGCACTTAAAAAGGTAAAAGAAAAAATCACACACTCACATGAGCTCATTACATACATTCATCTTTCAACTTAACATTTGATTTAGTTTTTTCTGGTTTAATTTCTTTCGGACCCTTATCTATTTCATTCGCTTTGTTTCTTTTAAATTTATATAAACTATTATACTTTGGTTAATTTAAGTGATTAATTATTTAGAATTTAATGtatttaaaatttaattaattgaGACTATCTGGTTTTGGTTTCCTTCATTAAATTTTCCTGGTGCAAATACAAAATATTTATGTAATTTCGAAGAAAATATGATTAAATGAATTTTTCAAATTAGTCGACTAAAAAATGAGTGAAGATCTACCCACACTTTTATTGTCACACCAGCTCACACCTTTggcattttttttaattatcatttaaataaaattaaatgaaaatttttttGATGTTAGTATTCTAGGGATATGTTTCTCTTACAAAGCTTTAAATTCCTACAAAAAATCAACACATTGCTAAACATATACACACCGTTATCCACTACTTTGAAAATTAGTTGTTGAAAATTAACGAATTTTCAACCGTTAAAATTAAGAACGGTAGAGTTGTGAGGTTTTGTATCGCATAATGTATTTATTTTTGGTTGGAACATAAAACTTTGTAAGAGAAAATATCCTTAAAATATTATCTTAAGATCCAATATCGTTTAGGTTTTATTCTTCAAAAAGACGACCAAAGTTCGAGATAATGTGAAAATAGAAATGTGAGTGGATCCTTCTTCTTCTAAGAAATATTAagtaaaataacaaataatttaattaaataagtaaaagataaataaatcatAAAATTAGGgttgtaaataatacccgaaaatactcagcCTGCCTGGACCAATAGGAGCTCAAAGTCTATTACCGCTCGTTATAAATCGCTTGGCATGCTCTGGTTCATTTTCATTTTAAATGGGTAGGCTCAGGATTTTCCTAAACACTTAATACCTTGGTCGTGGTACCTGTATAACCCCCCCCCTCCCCCCGACCTGGTATCCGTTTGAATATTCTCAAGAGTTTTAGGTTTACATTAAAGTAAATTATTGTGTATTTTAGttatattttggattaaaattCTTATTGTCATTTCATTCTACATTTAAAATATGGTGTTCTTTATAAAATACTAACGGTACCCCTTTATCTATATATCCCAACATTTATAGACCTATCCATCAGATTCGCAAAATTTGTATACCCCTAAACATTAAAACGAAATACGAACGCAAATCCATCTTATGTCCTATCTTCCCAAGGAACTGATGAAAATTTCAgatcttgttcttcttccctcTTAACTGTAAAATTTCAGATTTTGTTCTTCTTGTCCTATCTTCCCAAGGGATTGATGAAAATTTCAGATTTTGGATTAAAATTCTTTATGCTTTATCCTAATCTCCTTCACCCTTAAAATCTGTGCCTAAATCtggttaattttttcttaacttaTTATTTTAGAATCTTAAAACATTCATAATTCTTATTAATTTAGACTTGATTGATAGTGGGTTTAGCTTAATTTTGTTTGTAACTTTGATCATAAAGCATATGGACGATGAACACTCAGTTGATAGGCATTTGTTAATTTAGACTCCTTTGACAGTGGGTGTGGCTTAATTTTGTTTGTAACTTGATCGTAAGGCATATGGATATAGAACACTCCGTTGATGGGCAAAATTTGATTAGAGCTTATAGTGTGATCTTTTATTCTTAGAAATTAGGGATGAACTTGATAAAAGCTTGTGAATTTGATTTGGGTTTGGTAGAAAGCTATCCGAAGACATAATTATCTTAGAATCGGACCAATCATAATTTGATCTAAGGGTCTGTAAGACATGATATGAATTTCTAGACCTCCCGAATGAGATTATATAACATATAACATACAATAATTATTTACCTAGGGTTTTTTCATGATCTTCAATAAAATAGtattctttcttatcatatattcTCACAATTAATCGCACAATTAAAATTATATTCtatatttgaaagaaaaaaagattttgtagggattttttaCAGGCGTATACAAAAATATACTATAATTATTTAGGGTTACTTATGGTTATATAATTTTGAAAGGGGTATTAGTATCAAAATTTCGAGAAAATGTCATAATTTTCATGTTAACCAAATTTTAATTAACATAACTAACTGATGGGGTACCGTTAGTATTTCATGAGGATAGATACAAGAACACCCTAAAATATTAACTACTTACAATTGTTTTAAGCTTAGTTCATTCAATCTCCAAATTCCAAACATGAACTAAATCATTTACTACAGAACTTTAAAAAGTACAAAAAGCTCATAGCATATTTCGCTGCTTGACCTGGTTAATAGAATGGGCTTTGAATCTCAAAATAAGTGTTTTTACTTAGCTGGCCCGGTCTGACGGGCTTTTTAGGTAGCTAATATAAGGCCCCACGTCTGGCTTGGATTAGGAGACGAGTCTGGCCCGACTTACACCTACGTAAAACCAGATAATTATATTTTACCTAGGggtaaatatatttatataataatttcCAATGATCTTTTGTTAGAAAAATAAAGGAATAACAAAATAGATAATATGTCAATACTATGGGAGGGTCCCATGGCCGTAGTATACTATTTGGGAGCCCTAGGAAAATTTGTAGAATCATAGTGATGAATATATCGAATGGAAAAACTTGCATAAAATATCTCTATGCATTAAAATGATCTCTCTAAGGCTTGAACCTGGATTTTAGATACCGTGAAAAGGAATTTTCCATTACATTGGAAGTAATTTCTACGTGAAATAGCTTTTAGTTTTGAATGAACCTACGATTGGGATGTGGAAATTAATTGCGGATATTGAACAAAACAAAATagatcattttgaagtaaaatgaagaaccccttatccatatatttttgTAATGGCTAAACTGTCCTTGTATTTGTACTTgtaatttaatatttatttatttttattgtcttttaaaaaaaaaaactctacaaTTACTTAtgaaaaattaattgagaaatatTTTTACTGTACCTGCTGGCATGATTTTTCAATGAACTCGGCATGGTCGATGGTTGGTCGGATTGTCAACCCCACTAAAAATAACAGTTGAAAAgtattttattgattttattcatGAAAGTTAAAATGTAGTCCATCCCCAATGATTTAACCTCCTAGACTTTTGATCATACTTATATCACCAAACAAATTCAGAGTACAACTCTACATTGTCTTTCCTATAAGGTGAAGCTTAAAGAGGCTAACTTTTAATAGCCACCTGGTCCCAAATAGTGTTCCTTTCAAATGCTGCTGCCCCACCCACGCTCCAGACAGCAACTGAAAGTGCGCACTGAGAGTTTGGCGCAATTAGGAACACAAGCACATCGCATGGTTTACCACCATGGGCCATGGCTGTTTGATATATTGGTGGGTTATTGAGATCAGAATCCTGAGTAGATATAGATAAGTATATTCGGGCACAATTATCCGGGGGTCCGAGCGCCAGACAAAAAGCGAAAGGCCAAACAATCAACAAGTCCCGTGATCCTATAATTAACGCAGTGTTGTCGGTCTTTGTTCCGATAAACAACAAAAATTGTTGAATCTCGAGTAGTACGAAAAAGGACAAATTCCCTGaggaaaacataataaaaaagaaaatcggCAAAGAAAGGAGTTTTCTTCTGATAAAGACTAGTCTCGTCTTGTCTCTAAAAGAGgtctttcctttcttcttctcttctttctctgccgcgtctttgattttgttttggaGGAAAAAAAAAGGGATAGAGAATGAAGGGAGATATGGAGGAGGAAGCACGGTTATTGAAGGTAGGAGAAGATTCAAGAAGAGAGATTGGGTTTACATGGGGTGTGTTTGTGCAAGAAGCAAAGGTTGCAAGTTATATTGGCGGTCCAATGGTTGCTGTTACCTTATCTATGTATCTATTACAAGTTGTATCTATGATGATGGTTGGTCATCTTGGTGAACTTTCTTTATCTAGTGCTGCCCTTGCTACTTCCCTTTGTGGTGTTACTGGTTTCAGCCTTATGGTAATCCTATCCCAAtccaatcatcaatcaaatcttTGTCAATCTTATTTTTATTGCGTATTGATTATTTGCACCTGAAAATGACTTATTACGCAACTATTTGCTCTGTCCTATAGAGGTTCTGTTATAATTGTTATCATTGTCATGGCAAACTAGTCCTGTTCCTGTTGCAGTAGTATGGAAATTTTGATTGCAAAAAAACAATAAGCGGaaaattgaatttgtattgttgcCAAGGAGCCCGTGAATAATCATCACTTGTCACACGGTTAGTGGTTAATTAGAATTAGAAGAGAAGAATTGAACTTCTCTGTTGCATCAAGTTTTATTTGTATATAGTGATAGACAAATGATTATTTGGCTGAGGGCATGGTGTAGGTGGGTCTCATCCCCTCTGTGTTACCATTTCCAATTTTCTATTAGAAAGGCACCTATGAGATTGTTCAATGTAATGGATTAGTTGGGTGTATTTCTGTAGGTGCTCTATCTATCATATTCATAGTGTCCCAAAGTTGGTGCAAACGAATGGTTGTGGGTCGAGCGAAATTTCTAGTTTTTGACATGAAATTTTATTGTTCAATGTAACTGCTGTTATGTCAAAGGTGGTGCATACTGCATTTTACATTTGTTATCTGTGTAAAGAGGTTGAAGTATGTTGGTTTCTCTGAATTTTACATTGCTGACGCCTATCTTTTTACATGACAACCAGCTAGGAATGGCAAGTGGATTGGAAACTCTATCAGGACAAGCTTTTGGCGCAAAGCAATATCGAAAACTAGGGGTTTATACTTGGAGTGCAACAATCTCTCTTACCTTGGTTTGCATCCCAATTGCTCTCCTATGGGTTTCGATTGGGAAACTACTTACTTTCACAGGTCAAGACCCCTTAATCGCACTTGAAGCTGGCAAATATGCGACAAGTTTGATCCCTGCAGTATTTGCTTATGCAGCTCTTCAGCCGCTAATGAGATATTTCCAATCTCAGAGTCTAATCATTCCCATGCTATTAAGTACTTCAATTGCAGCAGTTatccacatacctctttgttgggTTTTAGTTTATAAATCTGGGTTGGGAAGTATTGGAGCTGGTTTAGCAATTGGTATATCATACTGGATCAATGTGGTCTTTCTCGGATTATATGTGGCATATTCTCCCTCATGTGAGTTAACTCGTACGTCCCTAACAAAGGAAGCATTTCAAGGGTGTGGAGAGTTCTTACGTATATCGGTTCCTTCTGCTGTAATGATTTGGTAAAATCCCTGTCATTGATTTGTTAATGAAATTTTAAGCTTTTccttatctctctctctctcatttcTTAGTTTCATAACAGTTTTGCTGTTTTGATGGCTGTAGTCTGGAATGGTGGTCATTTGAGTTATTAATCCTTCTATCTGGACTTTTACCTAAGCCACAACTCGAAACCTCAGTACTCTCCATATGGTATGATTTGATTCAGTCAATTCTGGACGCTTCCTATTAGTTATAAATTTTGCAACTTCCATTCCTGCAATTGATCAATGCAATTAAGTTCTTGTTATCTTTGTGAACAGCCTTACGACTATTTCGTTGGTCTATATGATACCGTATGGAATTGCTGCTGCTGTAAGGTTTGCTCTCCACTTGCTTGCCTTTGCGCATTTTGTTGCTATCTAAACTTGCTCATTTCTTTCATGGAGTTCACATCCATTCAGGcctcttttcttccaccattgCACTAAAGGGATCTAAATGGAGATGATCCCAGATCAGGGTGGTGTGTCAAGAATAATAATTTATGTATACAAAAATATACACTTCTTCATTTTGTAGCACTCGAGTTTCAAATGAATTAGGAGCTGGGAGACCACAAGCTGCGCGTTTGGCTGTCTGCTCCGTGATGATTATTGCGCTAATTGAGTTGGTTGTAATAAGCGTGGGGCTCTTTGCTTGTCGTAATATTATGGGATATGCTTACAGCAATGAGAAGGAAGTTGTAGACTACGTGACAGACATG
Coding sequences within:
- the LOC113275432 gene encoding protein DETOXIFICATION 10-like isoform X2 codes for the protein MVGVALALKLMQVISIMMVGHVDELSLSSTALATSICTVTGFSVMLGMASGLETLSGQAFGAKQYRKLGVYTWSATISLTLVCIPIALLWVSIGKLLTFTGQDPLIALEAGKYATSLIPAVFAYAALQPLMRYFQSQSLIIPMLLSTSIAAVIHIPLCWVLVYKSGLGSIGAGLAIGISYWINVVFLGLYVAYSPSCELTRTSLTKEAFQGCGEFLRISVPSAVMICLEWWSFELLILLSGLLPKPQLETSVLSICLTTISLVYMIPYGIAAAVSTRVSNELGAGRPQAARLAVCSVMIIALIELVVISVGLFACRNIMGYAYSNEKEVVDYVTDMVPLICVSVIVDSLQGVLSGVARGCGWQHIGAYVNLGAFYLAGIPVAVLLGFHLHYGGRGLWIGILTGSLIQTAMLAFITCRTDWEYQARNAKERMHQGPEVSVA
- the LOC113275432 gene encoding protein DETOXIFICATION 12-like isoform X1, giving the protein MKGDMEEEARLLKVGEDSRREIGFTWGVFVQEAKVASYIGGPMVAVTLSMYLLQVVSMMMVGHLGELSLSSAALATSLCGVTGFSLMLGMASGLETLSGQAFGAKQYRKLGVYTWSATISLTLVCIPIALLWVSIGKLLTFTGQDPLIALEAGKYATSLIPAVFAYAALQPLMRYFQSQSLIIPMLLSTSIAAVIHIPLCWVLVYKSGLGSIGAGLAIGISYWINVVFLGLYVAYSPSCELTRTSLTKEAFQGCGEFLRISVPSAVMICLEWWSFELLILLSGLLPKPQLETSVLSICLTTISLVYMIPYGIAAAVSTRVSNELGAGRPQAARLAVCSVMIIALIELVVISVGLFACRNIMGYAYSNEKEVVDYVTDMVPLICVSVIVDSLQGVLSGVARGCGWQHIGAYVNLGAFYLAGIPVAVLLGFHLHYGGRGLWIGILTGSLIQTAMLAFITCRTDWEYQARNAKERMHQGPEVSVA